Proteins from a genomic interval of Benincasa hispida cultivar B227 chromosome 7, ASM972705v1, whole genome shotgun sequence:
- the LOC120082178 gene encoding PRA1 family protein B3-like — MASPPTLPISGPQSAAGAPSQPPIATPAFRAFLSRLTSSVRQGFSHRRPWSELVDRSSMARPDNLSEAYSRIRKNFSYFRVNYITLFALVLGFSLLSHPFSLLTLLSLLAAWSFLYIFRPSDQPLVIRGRTFSDFETLVGLGVLTVIVVFLTSVGSLLISASMIGFSIVCIHGAFRVPEDLFLDDQEPVNGGFLSFLGGAASAASAAGPAIAARV; from the coding sequence ATGGCTTCTCCACCGACACTTCCGATTTCCGGCCCTCAGTCGGCTGCCGGAGCTCCATCTCAGCCACCCATCGCCACTCCTGCCTTCCGCGCTTTTCTCTCTCGTTTGACCTCCTCCGTCCGCCAAGGCTTCTCCCATCGCCGCCCATGGTCGGAGCTCGTTGATCGGAGTTCTATGGCTCGCCCCGACAACCTTTCCGAAGCCTATTCCCGGATCCGCAAGAACTTCTCATACTTCCGTGTCAATTACATCACCCTCTTTGCCCTTGTTCTCGGTTTTTCTCTTCTCTCCCACCCGTTTTCTCTCTTGACTCTTCTTTCACTCCTCGCTGCTTGGAGCTTTCTCTACATTTTCCGTCCTTCCGATCAGCCGCTGGTTATTCGTGGCCGTACTTTTTCGGATTTCGAAACGTTGGTTGGGTTGGGGGTTTTGACTGTGATTGTGGTGTTCCTCACTAGTGTTGGATCGCTCCTGATTTCGGCGTCGATGATTGGATTTTCCATTGTGTGCATTCACGGTGCGTTTAGGGTTCCAGAGGATCTCTTCCTTGACGATCAAGAGCCTGTAAATGGAGGATTCCTGTCATTTCTCGGTGGCGCCGCCTCTGCTGCTTCAGCCGCAGGTCCTGCAATTGCAGCGCGTGTATAG